A genome region from Erigeron canadensis isolate Cc75 chromosome 3, C_canadensis_v1, whole genome shotgun sequence includes the following:
- the LOC122592505 gene encoding serine acetyltransferase 1, chloroplastic, which translates to MSLHFLGGSVSSHYNSHNHYNSHSPKKLNKNIRTICSIINHSSTQQQQQFLCRPDSPDQSCCQQTPLFLLQSAANDVWVAMKDEARSDVIREPILSKYYFSLILSHHLMETALANHLSLKLGDLSLPSGTLYDLFMGVLTHDPHIVNAVKHDLKAVKERDPACISYVQCFLNFKGFLACQAHRIAHHLWLQDRKVIALVIQNRVSEVFALDIHPGAKIGRGLLFDHATGLVIGETAVIGDNVSILHNVTLGGTGKISGDRHPKIGDGVLIGAGTCVLGNVRIGDGAKIGAGSVVLRDVPARTTAVGNPAKLIGGKQNPVKLDKIPALTMDHTLHINEWSDYVI; encoded by the coding sequence ATGTCTCTTCATTTTCTCGGTGGCTCCGTTTCTTCACACTACAATTCCCACAATCATTACAATTCCCATTCCCccaaaaaacttaacaaaaacATTCGGACTATTTGTAGTATTATTAACCATTCATCGacccaacaacaacaacaattcttgtGCAGACCCGACTCCCCCGACCAATCTTGTTGCCAACAAACGCCTCTTTTTCTCCTTCAATCAGCAGCAAATGATGTTTGGGTTGCTATGAAAGACGAAGCTCGTTCTGACGTCATTCGCGAACCCATTTTATCCAAGTATTATTTCAGCTTAATCTTGTCTCATCATCTTATGGAAACCGCTCTCGCCAATCATCTTTCTTTAAAGCTCGGAGATTTAAGCCTTCCGAGTGGGACCCTTTATGATCTCTTCATGGGCGTGCTTACACATGACCCCCATATCGTGAATGCCGTGAAACATGATCTAAAAGCCGTTAAAGAAAGGGACCCGGCTTGTATTTCATATGTCCAATGCTTTCTAAACTTTAAAGGTTTTCTTGCGTGTCAAGCTCACAGGATAGCACACCACTTATGGCTGCAGGATAGGAAAGTGATTGCTCTTGTTATTCAAAACCGGGTTTCCGAGGTGTTTGCGTTGGATATACACCCCGGAGCCAAAATCGGCAGAGGGCTTTTGTTCGATCACGCTACGGGTTTAGTTATCGGAGAGACTGCTGTCATCGGTGACAATGTTTCTATTCTGCATAATGTTACGTTAGGTGGGACTGGTAAGATTAGTGGTGATAGACATCCCAAAATCGGAGACGGGGTTTTGATTGGTGCTGGAACTTGTGTTTTGGGTAACGTTAGGATTGGAGATGGGGCTAAAATAGGCGCAGGGTCCGTGGTGCTAAGGGATGTCCCCGCTAGAACCACTGCCGTCGGGAATCCTGCTAAGTTAATCGGCGGAAAACAGAATCCCGTTAAGCTTGATAAGATTCCTGCTCTTACTATGGACCATACTTTACATATTAATGAATGGTCTGATTACGTTATCTAG